GCTTACAGGCATCATAACTTAAGATAAGGAATATGACTTATAaagtaatattaaaaaatacagacaatttcaaatatttggaTGCTGTAAAAAGACCTTTGACATATGAAGACTCATCTTCCTGCCATTTCCGAGAGGGAAAGTCAATTCCCCTTTCAATGATTCTGACATATCGGTGACATAAGATCCACCCATCCAGGATGCCTAGACAGATACAGAGTTTAAATCATTCGTTAACATAGTAGTgcagaacaaagaaagaaggaaaagaaaaataaagcgaACACATAACTTACAAATTTGCCAATTTCATCATCACTGAGAGATGCAAAATCAGATGCTGAGGGCTCATCAAGGGAAACTAACAACGCTTCTTCCTCTGCAGTAAAATAAATCAATGATAATCCCAAAAACAACCAAGAGTATTTTAGCAGGATggccttattttttatttttttgcttggAAAAGTGCCCTTATCCATTCTAACAAAGAATTTACCTGGGAGTCGAATTTCAGCTTTATCTGACCCAGATATAACCTTCTCTGTGAAGGCATTTGTAAATAGATTGGATTTGAACAAGGGAAGAAGATCTACAAACGAAATAGACATGTTATAGCCAAAATAAACACTCAAGACTACAGGTTACTTGGAAAACAAACAGCCAGCCAGACCTTTGACTCCTGTCACCTCCAAAACAAAAGCAGCACGAGGTCTATCGAACGGATTTGGCATGAGAACCTCATTCAACTATGAAGGTGtcaaaaatttgtcaaagacattttaactaaaaagatagacatcaagaaagaaactAGAATGATCATATTGTCTgaatgagaagaaaacaaacctTGGAAGAACCAGTTTCTGAAAGTGAAACGGGGGGTTCCAAGCCAAGTAGTACTGACACTGCAGCACCAACTTCTGATGGCGAAACTGATTCGTACTGCCAAAGGGGAGTATGACATGTCGAGTCAAAGAAATGTATGCCAACATGCATATATAACAAAAGCTAatcaaatcaagaaataaaGCCAGATAACTGTCAGTTTAATACAACTTTGGATGGATAACTAATCAGAATCTGAATTATGTCAGATTTGCTAATTACTAGTGAATCACAAGTCACCACCATCCAGATCAATGGCAAGAGGGATGGCTCCAGGAAAGTTactaatgaaaaagaaacaatggtCAGATCACTTTCGACTTAACAATGACTCATCTCAAAGTTCAGAGTCGACAATTCGTTCAACCTACGCTCTATCAATTTCGCCTACTTGTTCAGTAGAAACTCAAGCACATAACGACGATCAAGCctatattgattatatttatCGATTTGACAGAACGCCAAAAGTTGCATTCCACTTCCCCTTTCTCTCCCAGCAACCGAACAAAGCCTAACGCCATCGGATTTCTCAGTAAAACCAAGCTCAAAAAAATCAACATCTACGAAATCCAGCGGCAACTAGACCTCCGCCAAGCCACTATCCACATAAATGGAAAAACGAAGTCAGTCGTCACTCCATGATTGAATTACCTCAGAAGCGTCATCAGGGGATCGATGGCGAAGATACTGGTGATTCGAGCTATCCACAAAGAAGACAGAACCGCCGAATTCAGCCTGGCGAAATCAACCGATTCGTTCAAGAACGCAAGCGCGTAGATCGATGCGATGCGATGGCAGGCAAATCGAGAAAAGGGACAAAAACACGCGATCGCGCACGCCCGCGAATCGGCGACGACGAACGAATGCTAAAACTGCGACGCACCTTTGCgataaggaaaagagaggaagagattgACAGGAGCAGAAGAGCGCCCCGAATTCGCATTTCcatccttttgagagagagagagagagagagcgagcgatgGATCGTGGGGAGGCGATCTCGCTTTGCTggtaggagaaggaggaggacgaggaggaagcGACGTCGGTTCGGAGGGATTTAGTTGGGCCGAATACTTCATTGGCCCAATTGAGGAATTGACTTTGACACGTgcgaaaaaaaatatatatatatatagtgcaCCTCCAACAAATTTGTCTCAGACTAGatttttgacaccaaaaatctcaaacttcagtatatttatgacatatttaccctccattaatattaaattaccgtatattaatttgaggttttactTTCGATTATCATAGCTGTAAATTTGTTGCAAATATACCAattgaggttttttatgatcaaaaattaatttatagtaaTTTTATCACacataatttgggatttttcatagtattaattactttcataaatatttaaatCTCAAATATCATTGTGTTTATCTTCGAATTTTGGAAGAAGTCGCGGGTAACAAGTGAGGGCGGTTCATAAACGCAGGCAgagttcatttgaaattttccccaaattcCCATTCTCTTCTACTTCCTCCCTCTGAGCACGAAGTTTCGCTTTGTGTTTCTTCGACTTTGTCTTTTCTTGATACGCCGGTCAATGATTGCACTGATTTATGCTATCCCAACCCACAGGCCCTTTCCTCCAAATAGGCCCGGCGGGTTCAGATCCCAACCACAGTTTACACGGCCACTCAACTAATGAGACTTCACTTGTACtatgttaaaaaatatatattatattaataatttgtattttgcaaaacaaaccaGAGTTCAGCCAGTAGATCGCGAATCAGCTTGGAATCAACCAGTTCCAAGTATAATCGGTTCGATCCCTAATTCCAACTTTTTAAGATTGGAACCTAAGATTGGAACCTATATGGTAGGTTCCAAGATTTGATCCCGAAACCGACCAACCATGAAAATGATCACCCCTAATGTCATATAACCCACTTTATtcaagcatgtcttgtttgtacAATCTGACGTGTTTATTAAAGGGATCGTGTTTGGGTTAACCACATTCACGTTACCCTCTTTCAACACAACACAAGATTTATTTAATGCAGCAACGATTTCCATTATTTGTTGTAGAAGATAAGCCACTTCAGATTACAAGTAAGATGCTCCTACTGCACACTAGACTTGAAGTGCCATCGGAGGACAACCAAGTTATTCAATGAAAACGAGGACAGCCAACTGTGAATACCGATCCCTAAAATCTAACAACCTTTATCCCAAAAATGCGAGTTTGTTTCTGTATGCCAAAGAAACACACCACAGTATCCGAGAATTCAATAGAAAGCTTAAAATGGCAGATCTCCGAAATAAAATCTACTGATCTTGGTTTTATTATAATGAAGACTATTGCAATAGATATACAAAGAGTAAGAATTTTTGTCAAACCTCCCATTTGATGTCAACCAATCCTCTGGAGGCTACCACCAAAAGTAGCAGCCAATAAAACAGAgcgagacagagacagagagacagagattcAGAGAGAGACGTTGACATTCAGCAGTACCTGCGGCCTCCCATGGCGTTGCATGAAATAGCTATGACTTGAGAAGCTTGCAGGCTACTATTATGGCCCATATGTAAGTAATCTTCCTCAAGATATAAAATTGATATGGCATTAGTAGCACAAAAATGATCTGCAGCCAATGAGAATCGTCTTTGAACACCCATCATCCCAAGTGGGGCGAACAACATAGATACCAACTCAATCATGAGAAAACATCAACTCTTTGCATTTAATTTCTCAAGTAGAATCTTGTTTAGGAGTCCTGGGTTCGCTTTGCCCTTTGACGCTTTCATTACCTGCATATGAAAGCTAGTCAGAATCTCTTGCCATCCATTGAGCAAATGAGAATTTCAACTGAAGTAGCAAATTGGACAGAACACAACAGTTGAGCTGCTTTTCCTGGGTAGCAAACTTTCTTATACCTGGCCGGCAAAATAGCCTTGAAGCTTAGTTTTGCCTCCACGATACTGTTCCAATTGCTTAGGGTTATCTAAAAGCACTTTGTCCACCATCTTCTCAATTTCAGCTGGATCAGCGATCTGTTATTTTATGCAATGAGTGAAACATCCAAAGTGGTAATGACACCAACTCCaacacaaaatgaaaatgcacaCTTCCGGTAATAGATTTGTGGAGAATATATCTGACACCAGTCATCTCAATATGGCAATAATTGGGTTGTGATGAGCCCCCTAGTGACCAGGATTATCACTAACCACTAAAAGTCAAATATTACATGTGATACACAatacaccaaaaagaaaatccagAAACTACTCGCAAATTTTGTATAAAGAAAGACTAAAAGAAAGTGCAGAGAAGCAGCTGATTCTTGGATGATTGAGAAGGCTCCTACACAATATCATGTTATCTCCCAGGAAGCACTACCTACCTTTAAAAGCCATCAAAGGTGCCTTCTAAGATTTACTTTAAACTGATGCTTAGTTCTTATGGATAGAATGAACTTTGTGCAGATCATCAAAGACCAAAAACGGACCAAAATAGAAGAGCAGCATGGTAAGAACCATGAATGCTATCAGCAACAAACTAAATTAACTCATCCAAATCACAATGGCACAGAGAGTTTCAATTGGAGTAAATGTCACATATCATTCAATTCCAAGACATGCAAAACTCTAGATACTAGAAACACAAAGGCAAACTATTGCCAAGACTGGTTGATCTACACCAAAttcaccccccaaaaaaaaaaaaaaaaaaaaaaaaaacacacatgcacacacacacatagaATATACAACTATTCGGTACCTACACAAGTACACAAACACACGAGCGCAACACACGCAGGTATTAACGACTAAACATGCCCGCCCGCACCCACATCCACCCACACACGACGAAACCATTGGCACAtaagcatgcatgcatgcatttCTGTTCGAACGCCCGGTTTAAATATGAGTAGCTTAGTTTGTTACTTTGTACCACGGCCTCAATTACAGATTCATCCCTAAGTTCATTCGACCCTAGTTCGAATCTGTTAAATGAGACCCGAGAttttaagagagaaaagaactTGCCCTGGACCAGGTCCTTTTCTTCAATCATTCCCTTCTTTGTTCCACCTTTAGCCATTAGCTCAAACAATATCTGCACCAAAATGAATGACAATAGCAACATTGAGATCTGTTCTATGAGAAAAACTAACAGCCCAACCTTTGCATTAATCAGGAAAGACAGAATCCTAAACACTCAGAAGATGGATCTGTCCAACAAAACTAACGTAACATTCACAAACAAAAATGGTATTCACACTCAGTTCTACTAGTCAAAGAAAATAGTAATTAACCCTCCCACACATCCCCAAAATTTAATAGTCAAACATAACAGGAAAAATCATGATCATGTTAGGGTAGATCCAACCATAATTGTAGCAAGACCTTCTTGTATTTGACATGAGAAATCATTCTACCGACACAACAAGTTGCAGAAGCACAAGTCCCGAGAACACAAGAACTATCAACTGCAAAATTAGTTAAGAGATAGTGCGAGAATTGGAAAGCATATATATATGAGAGCATGTTTTACCTCTTTTCCTATCTTCCCACTAATAGTCCCTCCTTTGATAGAAGCTATCGGCTCGCCAACTCTTGAGGCGTAAGTTTAATATCATCGATGgacaacttttcatttttcatgtagGCAGCAATATCGCCCATTATCCGGTTGGCTGCCGACTTCACATCAGCACCCTTTGCAATAGTTGCATCAAAAAACTCAGCTACCTTCACCGGTGAAAAGGCAAAACAAATGTTAGAGAGAGTTTAGACTAGTAAACACTAGTACAAATCAAGGTCGGTAACCGGTGATCAAaccttgaattggaaatacaaAAGCAAACACGGTGCATGCGAGACGATGATTTGAGGTCGGTAACCGGTGTGTGTTCTATCCTTCCTTGATATGTTTCGAAAGTATTAGACTTCAGTATGAATTATGAAAAACTGGTAAAAGATATGGACAAGATTTCATCGGAAGTCATATTCAAGAAATTTTGGTCATTTAATGCTAAATGGAGTCTTAGTAACAAACGAAAAATAGAACTCACATCATCAAATATTGTTTTTCCCCCTTTATTAAGTCAGTTTGATATGGGAAATAGTGTTTCTTCCTAAGCCACTGGCTTCCATTTCATTCTTTCTAGACTGGTATAATTTTGCCTTTGGCGGCTCACGGGAGGTGTCCGGCTTTAGGAAAGAATTGCATTAAACATGCCACAATAAGTAAGATCCTTCATGACTGCATTAAAAAGCAAGAACTTACATTCACATCATTTGCAAGGAAAAGGATGTCTTGCATCTGAGTCCCATCTTTTCATACCTTCGCGCTTCACTTCCGGGAAGTTCGGGCGGACAATTACGAATGCTATCGACATAATCTTTAGTAAGAGTAACCCTGGCAAATCGGCTCGGAAAGTATCATGTAATCTGAAAGtccttcctttttcctcatTGTAACTGTTTTCTAGACAAAGCCCAAGAAGTAAGCACGGGATATGAAGAATAGAAATCACTAATGTTGAGTGCGTAAACTGAATTTTCAGCTTGTAAATGAAAGAACATAATGGTGAACCCGAGAGCCTTCTTCCCAAAGACGAGTTTCTGCACAATCAGATCATCGACCTTCACTTAGGAGAAGAGCCTGCCTTACAATCTCAAAGTCAATGGCCCTATTTACCGAAGAAAAGGAATTCAGATTCTTTATCTCGAcgccaaaagaaaacaaaatcaaaaaccaCTTTAGCAATATATTGCATGCATTTACTTAAGAAAAACTACCTCAATCCTGCTATTTAAATGCTCTATTCCCGATCACTACATTATAAGCGAGATGTAGTAAATCTACTCAAGCGTGAGAATAATAAGGAAAAGATACACAAGCAGTGATAAACAGCTGAAGAGATGATGTCGAAAGTACTTTTCTTGCTCATTGATTGCAAAAGGTATAATTCTAGCCTatacttttcttgttcttttaacAATCCTTCATCGGGAATAACAGGAAGTGCTGCTGTCCATCATAATCACCACGAATTATGAGTGATCTTGAGCAAAACTATAACTTTCGATTTTCAATTGAGAATGTAAGTTCCTCTCTTAGGATTCAATATATCCACTTAACAATTAGGCTGAACCAACagcaggaaaagaagaaaaaagttgaaAGTGCTCTTATGAAGTAGCACAATGATATCACTTCCCTTTTAATtacttaaatttcttgaattggCTCACCCATAGAAAAATAACCTAAGAATACTAACCTGCCTATCACATAAATATATAATAGtcatattgaaaaatcatatcttaaaatgaaaaattgcacCAAATGCCAAAAGATAGGGCAGTCATATATGCAAGTCTGAAAACgtaataataatacaaaatatatGCATTCAGAAGTTTAAACGGGTATAATCAATCTTGCACTCGAATTGACGGATCATGAGTCACAAAATTACAGATACGAAAGAATATTCTTACCTTTGTGCCAAATTTCACTTGCCCAATAGGCCGAACAGAAATGTTAACATCACAACGCAGTGAACCTTCCTGCATATTGCCATTACCGACACCAAGATATCGAACCAACCTCTGTAGTTCTGCTGCATACTCTGCCGCTTCAATACCATTTCGCATGTCGGGCTCGAGACGATTTCAAGCAATGGTACTCCTGCTCTATTTAAATCAACCCGCATGCAAGACCAATATCACTTAGCATAAATACCACCCACTCATCATCAAATCCAGAAGAACAAATAGCCCCGGGCAACAAAATAGCTATATCGGGTAGAATACGTGCATAAATCAGTTACTAAACAATTATCAACATATTGCCAACCAAAGGGGTCTAAATGTTCTCCACGTGAAACATACCAAATTTATGAACCATGACCTAAGTAATTGAACATATATTGCCAACCAAAGGGGctcaaaatgttttccactcgAAAATAAACCAAATTATGAACCATGACTTATGTAATAGAATCTCACGGGCATGACAAATACTTGGCCGGATGGATTTTGGGAGAAGAGTTATTCAAAATAACGTAAAAAGCAAGGCTTACAATTAAAGAGTACAAAAAGAGTTAAGTAATTTCTGAGAATAACTCCCATTTCAGTGAAGTAGCTTTCCTGCATCCTCTTCCATATGAACCCTAGTTATGCCAAACCTCCTGTGTCCACCACCAAATTCCACCGGGAGATCCAGATCTATGTGACCACCATAAGCAACCGGGACATCAAATTGGGATATTTGATAACCTTTTGGGAGATCTGGATAGAAGTACTGCTTCTGTCAAACTTTGATTTTAAGTTCAACTTGCAATTGAGAGCAAGACCCAATCTCACAGCGCATTCAATAACCTTTGAGTTCGGGCGGCAATGCACCAGGCAAACCCATGCATACGGGCGAGATATTGGTGTTCGGTTGAGACCCATAATGGTAAGGGCAACTGCAGAAGGCCTTGGTAAGCGTTGAGAGCTGTACGTGAGTCTCTATGCCAATTATTGCTTCATAATCTTTTAGCACATCATCAAGTCCTTTCTCCTTTCGTGTGGGGAGATTTTGATTGGCGTCGATTGGCTTCCTTGTGTTCTTTGTTTGAGCTTCGTAGTGCTCATTGCGCAATAGAATACGTGACTCTTTCTTCTCAAGAATGCAGCATAATTCAGCAATGGAGGATACATCCGGATCCCTCTGCATAATAACAAAGCCATCCTGATGGATAGATGTCACAATGCTGAGTTGCCAAAGAGCCACGCctgcaagaaaaataaagcatGTTTACAACAGTCGGCAAAACCAACAACTTGAATGAGTCCATAACTTCAACAAACCCTCTAAACCAaccccaaaataaataaataaaacttttTACTGATGTATCATGTCTACGAGTTGTATCAAATACTCCAAAAGCTTAACTCTGAGTAATTTGCATATCCGACAAATTTGTATCTCTGACAAATTTGTATCACGTCTACAcactttcaaaatttcaaaacagcATATTTACAATTCAAGAAATGTCATAGGGTAAAATAGACCAGCAGAATGATAAGTGGCATCACCAAATCAACTAAATGAGAGCTCTATACTGCCATGGTGTCGAACAAAGGTTAGTCAACTTGGCAAAAACAACCGAGCTGCTATATATACTCGATAAAGCATGTAGGCAGTAACAAAGTGCAGTTCCATCCTGTCAACAGTAATCACATTTATCACAACCCCACACAAGCAACTGGGTAGCAGATATATTTCAGCTAGATTACAAGTTAAAAAGCACACAATCACTTTGGTCACAAATTAGCCAATAATCGGTCCAAAATTCAAACACTCTTTTGCGGTTAATTGCCTTTCGACACATCCTGTCAACCGTAATCACATTTATCACAACCCCACACAAGCAAGCGGGTAGCAGATATATTTCAGCTAGATTACAAGTTAAAAAGCACACAATCACTGGTCACAAATTAGCCAATAATCTGGTCCAAAATTCAAACACTCTTTGCAGTTAATTGCCTTTCGACACATCCTGTCAACCGTAATCACATTTATCACAACCCCACACAAGCAAGCTGGGTAGCAGATATATTTCAGCTAGATTACAAGTTAAAAAGCACACAATCACTGGTCACAAATTAGCCAATAATCTGGTCCAAAATTCAAACACTCTGCAGTTAATTGCCTTTCGACACATCCTGTCAACCGTAATCACATTTATCACAACCCCACACAAGCAAGCGGGTAGCAGATATATTTCAGCTAGATTACCGGTTAAAAGCACACAATCACTGGTCACAAATTAGCCAATAATCTGGTCCAAAATTCAAACACTACCGCAGTTAATTGCCTTTGGACACTATCTTTACTCAAACTCTGTCCGGAGAGTTAAAAGATTGCCCACATTGGAGAAAATCTGCCAGCTAACCCGCGAAGTacatatttttcattcaaaaagtcCATGCCATACATGACGGTCTTATTTGGGACTGTACAATTACCAGTACCAACACCATTGAGGCCATGCTCGATTCGTGGTCATGTAATCAAGAAAGAGAATCCAATTTCAAGAAATCAAATTCCTTTAAAATAGTTTTTCATTCAATTGTTTGGTTCATCTTTAAGAATCAAaggaaaatgttcaatgttaaTACAAAAAGAAGCTAGAACAGAGGGAAAATGGAGCTTAATTAGTTCGATTCTAAATGGGttgtgaaaaaaagaacaaacaaacaaacaaaccgATAAAACATAAGGTGGCGAAACATATTTGAAGGTCCCTCTGTAATTCCTCCGACTGTCCGCTAAAAAGCATATCCAGAGTTCACATAAACATATGAACAAACACGTCGTATTGCGGCACGCAAAATCTCCCCATGCCGAAGAATTAGCAACTCTAGTCTCTCGCACTAGCGTTCTACCAAATTCAGTTCAACAGAATGGCAGTCACCCAGGAGTTCACAGTCCAAACTTCATATCCCGACTCCAGCGTGAATGCTCTTCGAGTTGcagaaagagatagaatagaGTACCTGGAAAGGAGCGAGAGGGAGCTCTCTAGGCGACGAGGGTTGCTAAAGCCGCGACACTTGGGAGGCTCTGCGCTCGCGACTCCTCGTCCCCAAAGCCAGCGACAGTCCAACGTTGGTGATAAAGCTTTTGGGTAGGACTTGGGGAGAGCACGCGTTTGAACGAGACTATCGATCGGATCTTGGGCAAAGAGGAAATCTTTGGGCTTTCCCTTTGGGCCTTGTTCTTTGTTTGGAAGgaggggagagaaaagagaggggggCCTAGAACAACACGCCCAAGTTACGATGAGCTCGTCGGTGTTTGGGTCGGACCCGGCCGGTTCGGCTAATTATCGATGTTGATCGAAAAAAACCTGCCTTTGCAAAACTCAGATTTTGCGTTCCTCGAACTGAAGAGCTcgagaaaaattattcaaaccAAGGTgtattagggaaaaaaaaaacatgaatgaCTTAAAAACGGAAATATTGGCAATTATAACGGGAATATAATTGCCAAATTTAGTAGAGGCCGATTGTCCAAGCTAGTGGGGTTATATAATCGGAtttttccaaactaaaaagTCTATGCAAGTAAAGTGAAGACTGGACATGCATTTAAGATTTTCGAAAAATCATGTAAGGCCATGCTAAGAGCATTTAACCTAATTTGATATTAGATCCACATTAGTACCGATActgggcccgtttggttcggctttgggtaaatgcctttggccaaatgcaaataccttttgAGATAAAGGGGTTTTCGGGAATGCTTGAATGTTTGGCAAATTAGGCATTGGAAAGTGTCTTTGGTgtaaataccgtttggtaaacccaacatttgcaa
This region of Eucalyptus grandis isolate ANBG69807.140 chromosome 8, ASM1654582v1, whole genome shotgun sequence genomic DNA includes:
- the LOC104414382 gene encoding uncharacterized protein LOC104414382; this encodes MEMRIRGALLLLSISSSLFLIAKAEFGGSVFFVDSSNHQYLRHRSPDDASEYESVSPSEVGAAVSVLLGLEPPVSLSETGSSKLNEVLMPNPFDRPRAAFVLEVTGVKDLLPLFKSNLFTNAFTEKVISGSDKAEIRLPEEEALLVSLDEPSASDFASLSDDEIGKFASWMGGSYVTDMSESLKGELTFPLGNGRKMSLHMSKEADRQYIGSLITLVHGVRRAKDMHEDFSQGTRRPAELIKGCFDGIKVLKEEQGTEGVAEQGLLVLLATLSRSYDLLQEAYKGQIVGVILLGDAASSQSDSLLDVTFTSRPSVRWLAETEGSANATKAAEVALVRLTLAWVTGLILLISVLLGVYLLLNMPLTRDTLLYSNVKLD
- the LOC104414383 gene encoding LOW QUALITY PROTEIN: glutamyl-tRNA(Gln) amidotransferase subunit B, chloroplastic/mitochondrial (The sequence of the model RefSeq protein was modified relative to this genomic sequence to represent the inferred CDS: inserted 9 bases in 7 codons; substituted 2 bases at 2 genomic stop codons); amino-acid sequence: MALLLCRGIRMYPPLLNYAAFLRRKSHVFYCAMSTTKLKQRTQGSQSTPIKISPHXKEKGLDDVLKDYEAIIGIETHVQLSTLTKAFCSCPYHYGSQPNTNISPVCMGLPGALPPXNSKVIECAVRLGLALNCKLNLKSKFDXKQYFYPDLPKGYQISQFDVPVAYGGHIDLDLPVEFGGGHRRFGITRVHMEEDAGKLLHXNGSYSQKLVDLNRAGVPLLEIVXEPDMRNGIEAAEYAAELQRLVRYLGVGNGNMQEGSLRCDVNISVRPIGQVKFGTKWFLILFSFGVEIKNLNSFSSVNRAIDFEIVRQALLLSEGRXSDCAETRLWEEGSRKTVTMRKKEGLSDYMILSEPXFARVTLTKDYVDSIRNCPPELPGSEARRYEKMGLXMQDILFLANDVNVAEFFDATIAKGADVKSAANRIMGDIAAYMKNEKLSIDDIKLTPQELASXIASIKGGTISGKIGKEILFELMAKGGTKKGMIEEKDLVQIADPAEIEKMVDKVLLDNPKQLEQYRGGKTKLQGYFAGQVMKASKGKANPGLLNKILLEKLNAKS